The following are from one region of the Synechococcus sp. CBW1108 genome:
- a CDS encoding DUF86 domain-containing protein, translating to MSERDHEALGDILGVLDRALGFPITDLQTLEDTDYLQDALIRCLEVLGEATKRLSQDCRDRHPEVPWRAMAGMRDLLIHAYDRVDLEEVWEAYRQFAWLRDQIAAMVDTPTE from the coding sequence ATGAGCGAGCGCGACCACGAGGCTCTCGGAGATATCCTTGGGGTGCTGGATCGAGCCTTGGGTTTTCCGATCACCGATCTGCAGACCCTGGAAGACACCGACTATCTGCAGGATGCCCTGATTCGCTGTCTGGAGGTGCTAGGCGAAGCAACCAAGCGCCTGAGCCAGGACTGCCGCGACCGCCATCCTGAGGTTCCCTGGCGGGCAATGGCAGGCATGCGTGACCTGTTGATCCACGCCTATGACCGAGTGGATCTGGAAGAGGTATGGGAGGCCTATCGCCAGTTCGCCTGGTTGCGGGACCAGATCGCTGCGATGGTTGATACCCCCACGGAGTGA
- a CDS encoding nucleotidyltransferase family protein has protein sequence MQLAELKALAPQIDALLAQYGASNLAVFGSVARDLACAGSDVDLLVDLPQGTSLLDHSALKLELEELLQQKVDLIRRRNLKPSLRQRVEAEAVALG, from the coding sequence ATGCAACTCGCTGAACTCAAGGCCCTCGCACCTCAGATCGATGCTCTGCTGGCCCAGTACGGAGCCAGCAACCTGGCCGTCTTTGGCTCGGTGGCTCGTGACCTGGCCTGTGCCGGCAGCGATGTGGATTTGCTGGTGGACCTGCCCCAGGGCACCAGCCTGCTGGATCACTCCGCCCTGAAGCTGGAACTGGAGGAACTGCTGCAACAGAAGGTGGATCTGATACGCCGCCGCAACCTCAAGCCGTCCCTGCGACAGCGGGTGGAAGCGGAAGCCGTCGCACTGGGATGA
- a CDS encoding Nif11-like leader peptide family natural product precursor, which yields MSRSDLERLVADAETSQELQQTLSQCRSREELLHTARCLGYRVTRNDLQNAWLEHRNAPAAHRADRADRWAAGGS from the coding sequence ATGAGTCGGTCCGATCTCGAGCGCTTGGTGGCTGATGCAGAAACCAGCCAGGAGCTCCAGCAGACCCTGAGCCAGTGCCGCAGCCGCGAGGAGCTGCTGCACACCGCCCGTTGCCTGGGCTATCGCGTCACCAGAAACGACCTGCAGAACGCCTGGCTGGAGCACCGCAATGCACCAGCCGCCCACAGAGCTGATCGTGCTGATCGATGGGCAGCAGGCGGCAGCTGA
- a CDS encoding collagen-like protein: MAWAAAGSLKGPQGIEGSQGVAGPAGPAGADGLQGIQGAQGIPGPEGPQGIQGLEGAAGTGINFRGQVATVAELPAGAAQGDAYIVQADDSLQVWDAPSSSWVSGGSIQGPQGIAGAQGSQGLQGEIGPAGPQGQQGIDGPAGSAGERGTGWFNSTGAPAADIPGAITGDLYLDNATGDVYTLS, encoded by the coding sequence ATGGCCTGGGCAGCTGCCGGCTCCCTCAAGGGACCACAGGGCATTGAGGGTTCACAGGGTGTCGCTGGTCCGGCCGGCCCTGCTGGAGCCGATGGCCTCCAGGGCATTCAGGGCGCGCAGGGCATCCCCGGCCCGGAGGGTCCCCAGGGCATCCAGGGCCTCGAGGGTGCGGCCGGCACCGGCATCAACTTCCGCGGCCAGGTCGCAACGGTCGCTGAGCTGCCAGCAGGTGCGGCCCAGGGCGATGCCTACATCGTCCAGGCCGACGACAGCCTGCAGGTGTGGGACGCGCCCAGCAGCAGCTGGGTGAGTGGCGGCTCGATCCAGGGACCCCAGGGGATCGCCGGTGCCCAGGGCAGCCAGGGCCTGCAGGGGGAGATCGGTCCGGCCGGCCCCCAGGGCCAGCAGGGAATCGATGGGCCGGCCGGCAGTGCGGGCGAGCGGGGAACCGGCTGGTTCAACAGCACGGGTGCTCCTGCAGCTGACATCCCAGGTGCGATTACAGGTGATCTGTATCTGGACAACGCCACCGGCGATGTGTACACCCTGAGCTGA